In a genomic window of Gigantopelta aegis isolate Gae_Host chromosome 9, Gae_host_genome, whole genome shotgun sequence:
- the LOC121380470 gene encoding integrin beta-1-B-like — MFSMFRVCLAFILFILFVHHTDQQASKQESNPCTNAQTCGECIRTSSVCAWCASDNFESHQSRCDLKDLFVATGICQDADLQSPDFAVKIERDDDVRGGGVLEEAIQVQPQNITLRVRPNQPVTLQLQFRQAENYPVDLYFLLDMSYSMIRERNAKAWLVRLGKAMSKSMSEITKDAKLGFGSFVDKLTMPFVAWTEEMLTARCPVGVTCRRPYAFKNQQGLTRNMTLFSDKMSDALQHMSQSLDNPEGGMDGMIQVLACDDQIGWRERSRRMIVYSSNFFFHIAGDGKLGGAVGFNDGVCHLDNGGSYSTYDKILDYPSVSQLAAKVKEKKANVVFAVMGDVYDVHNRLASFIEGSAVDKLEKDGTNIIKLVRDNYDKLRSTIKFLPENAEDIEVTFQTRCTGKVMQTTNECSGLELGESVVFDVTINVSPELCKRTRRSFDIQAVGLAEKLTLNLDLICECECEKPGNEEKNSPKCFNGNGTFECGQCTCNPKRYGRNCECDEAKLSSQKSLEKCKSNPNSTVVCSDHGDCVCGVCECFSTTEDSARRYSGEFCECNDYSCDYYERQLCGGPTRGVCKCGTCQCLPGYSTINCGCSTRNDTCMASNGKLCFGQGECVCGRCQCDPRTQYRGPTCEDCPTCPSKCSLYRPCAQCMGFGSGEYASDCSEKCSEYQFEMVPTIQESKDVRTCPFNDDDGCLFRYTYEYDPDNNVILRVQTTKECPTAAPVMAISLGIVGGIVLIGIIIILLILFIKKRQEAKEFAAFEREKERARWESDANPIYKTPKSTYQNPTYRGADRKTPSEDQPFLS, encoded by the exons ATGTTCAGCATGTTTCGTGTATGTCTGgcctttatattgtttattctgTTCGTGCATCACACCGATCAACAAG CGTCCAAACAGGAGAGCAATCCATGCACGAACGCGCAGACGTGTGGGGAATGTATTCGGACGTCCAGCGTGTGCGCCTGGTGCGCCTCGGAT AATTTCGAGAGCCACCAGTCACGGTGTGACCTGAAGGATCTGTTTGTGGCGACGGGGATATGCCAAGATGCTGATCTGCAGTCACCGGACTTCGCCGTCAAGATCGAGCGG GATGACGATGTGAGAGGTGGAGGTGTTCTGGAGGAGGCCATTCAAGTCCAGCCACAGAACATCACACTGAGAGTGAGACCAA ACCAGCCTGTGACGCTGCAGCTGCAGTTCCGCCAGGCGGAGAACTACCCCGTGGACCTGTACTTCCTGCTCGACATGTCCTACTCCATGATCCGCGAGAGGAATGCTAAAGCCTGGCTCGTCAGGCTCGGCAAAGCCATGT cTAAGAGTATGTCTGAAATAACCAAAGACGCAAAACTCGGCTTTGGATCATTTGTTGACAAGTTAACAATGCCGTTTGTGGCGTGGACAGAAGAGAT GCTGACGGCGAGGTGCCCGGTTGGAGTGACGTGTCGTCGCCCTTATGCCTTCAAGAACCAGCAGGGGCTCACTAGAAACATGACCCTCTTTTCA GACAAAATGAGTGACGCCTTGCAACACATGTCACAGTCCCTGGACAATCCCGAGGGAGGTATGGACGGAATGATTCAGGTGCTAGCGTGTGAT GATCAGATCGGTTGGCGTGAGAGATCTCGTCGTATGATTGTGTACAGTTCTAACTTCTTCTTCCACATCGCTGGAGACGGCAAG CTTGGTGGCGCAGTTGGATTCAATGATGGAGTCTGTCACTTAGATAACGGCGGTTCTTATTCCACGTATGATAAAATACTG GACTACCCGTCTGTGAGTCAGCTGGCGGCCAAGGTGAAGGAGAAGAAAGCGAACGTCGTGTTCGCCGTCATGGGTGACGTGTACGACGTCCACAACAGGCTGGCGTCGTTCATTGAAGGGTCGGCCGTCGACAAGCTGGAAAAAGATGGCACCAACATCATCAAGCTTGTCCGAGACAACTACGAC AAACTCCGATCAACAATAAAGTTTTTGCCTGAGAATGCTGAAGACATTGAAGTGACGTTCCAGACACGGTGCACGGG GAAGGTAATGCAGACCACGAATGAATGTTCAGGATTGGAATTAGGGGAATCG GTTGTGTTCGATGTGACAATCAACGTGTCTCCCGAATTGTGTAAACGGACCAGACGATCGTTCGACATCCAGGCTGTGGGATTGGCCGAGAAGTTGACCCTCAACCTTGATCTCATCTGCGAGTGTGAATGTGAGAAGCCAGGAAACGAG GAGAAGAACAGTCCGAAGTGTTTTAACGGCAACGGGACGTTTGAGTGCGGTCAGTGCACGTGCAATCCGAAGCGGTACGGTCGGAACTGCGAATGTGATGAGGCCAAGCTGAGCAGTCAGAAATCACTGGAGAAATGCAAGTCGAA CCCCAATAGCACGGTGGTATGTTCGGACCACGGAGACTGCGTGTGCGGCGTGTGCGAGTGTTTCTCCACAACCGAGGACAGCGCCAGACGATACAGTGGCGAGTTCTGCGAGTGCAATGACTACAGCTGCGACTACTACGAACGACAACTCTGTGGAG gcCCAACACGTGGTGTGTGTAAGTGTGGAACTTGCCAGTGTTTACCGGGATACTCCACAATAAACTGCGGCTGTTCGACTAGAAACGACACGTGCATGGCGTCCAATGGG AAACTGTGTTTTGGTcagggtgagtgtgtgtgtggccgATGTCAATGTGACCCAAGGACTCAGTACAGAGGACCAACATGTGAGGACTGTCCT ACATGTCCAAGCAAGTGCAGTTTGTATCGACCATGTGCTCAGTGTATGGGCTTCGGATCAGGGGAATATGCTTCAGACTGTTCTGAAAAGTGTTCTGAATACCAATTTGAAATGGTTCCTACCATACAAG agtCAAAAGACGTGAGGACGTGTCCGTTCAACGACGACGACGGCTGTCTGTTTCGCTACACCTACGAATACGACCCCGACAACAACGTCATTCTCAGGGTGCAGACAACGAAAG AATGCCCGACTGCGGCGCCAGTGATGGCGATATCTCTGGGTATCGTGGGTGGAATCGTCCTCATCGGAATCATCATCATCTTACTCATCCTGTTCATCAAGAAGCGCCAGGAAGCCAAGGAATTCGCCGCGTTTgaaagagagaaggagagagccAGATGGGAATCG GATGCAAATCCCATCTACAAGACTCCCAAGTCGACATATCAGAACCCGACCTACAGAGGCGCTGACAGGAAAACACCGAGCGAAGACCAGCCGTTCTTGAGTTGA